Proteins co-encoded in one Corvus moneduloides isolate bCorMon1 chromosome 7, bCorMon1.pri, whole genome shotgun sequence genomic window:
- the WDR75 gene encoding WD repeat-containing protein 75 isoform X1: MVSPGALRVVRCGGSALRGARAVFSADCRYLLCASGDFVKVYSVNTEETLRLMGGHADLVTGIQLNPHNHMQLYSSSLDGTIKLWDFMDGILIKTFTVGSKLLALYTPASAEDSVFVVIPKKGERDTFQLVSVKLTKGAGQDLEAKELSVVLDGVGASMKHIAFGREGAYVASVKDVNLQVYFFKRKLLNRFSLSTMKTKGGDNHFSCVVCHPTEDCIATGHADGKIRLWRNFHHRKEYTYSTLHWHHDIVMDLAFSVEGTRLLSGGVESVLVQWHNESSCQKDFLPRLGSPIEYISMSSDGALCCTLHTDNRITIINSNLRFSRSIQGLIKSRDVKTGLAVDPRTKALVLNGEPGHLQFYSLQSDQQLFSLDIVQRQYIHQAGLKQSDLVKVAFSAQGTWLATVEESEEVTDPELQLKLWFYHEEMQSFQLNTRINTPHDNHITDMCFRDMDELGDDSLILVTTGRDCVFKVWVMVEDTDPEAQQSVSWSCDFVGSYHNYQATNCCFSEDGSLLAVSFEETVTVWDSLTWDLKCTFCHPPGNIRNICFGRLTCSKYLIGATDYGFLCCWNLLTCALEWSAHLNVVVLQPDPLSEHIAAVSWLSKESSLFVFKPNEPRPIYIQRNLCKEKILLAAFVPRDEPEIISSEKYLWLRKSQLFFLTDTQELMTLSTKSLEERLTPSSKQLAVEESLPVTPFSLLLGKHRHQQAQEDIDLGKPVVHNKQEQASPAVKELLHTPAHVLPSASFLCTIFINSLLISKENKSAEEVADEVEMESEKAEDDSDEEDATEMEQEDTSHMELLGEMTCKLSKSQEKELRKIRKTDYSWISAF; the protein is encoded by the exons ATGGTGTCGCCGGGCGCGCTCCGCGTGGTGCGGTGCGGGGGCAGCGCCCTGCGCGGCGCCAGGGCCGTGTTCTCCGCCGACTGCAG GTACCTGCTGTGCGCCTCGGGGGACTTCGTGAAGGTGTACAGCGTGAACACCGAGGAGACCCTGCGGCTCATGGGCGGCCACGCCGACCTGGTGACCGGCATCCAGCTCAACCCACACAACCACATGCAG ctctaTTCTTCCTCTCTCGATGGCACTATTAAGCTGTGGGACTTCATGGATGGGATTCTCATTAAA actttCACTGTAGGATCCAAACTTCTGGCACTGTACACACCTGCTAGTGCTGAGGACTCAGTGTTTGTTGTCATTCCAAAGAAGGGTGAACGAG atACATTCCAGCTGGTCTCAGTTAAGCTGACAAAAGGAGCAGGCCAAGATCTGGAAGCCAAGGAGCTGTCAGTGGTTCTGGATGGTGTGGGTGCATCAATGAAGCACATTGCATTTGGAAGAGAA GGTGCATATGTCGCATCAGTGAAGGATGTGAATCtccaagtttatttttttaaacgGAAACTGTTGAACAG GTTTTCTTTAAGTACAATGAAGACAAAAGGAGGAGACAATCACTTCAGTTGCGTCGTGTGCCATCCTACGGAGGATTGCATTGCAACTGGCCATGCTGATGGAAAGATTCGCCTCTG gaggaatttccaccaCAGGAAAGAGTACACATATTCCACACTGCACTGGCATCATGATATTGTCATGGATCTGGCTTTTTCTGTGGAGG GAACCAGGTTGCTGAGTGGTGGAGTGGAATCTGTTCTAGTCCAATGGCACAATGAATCTTCATGCCAGAAGGATTTCCTGCCTCGTTTGGGGTCTCCTATCGAGTACATTTCCATGTCCTCCGACGGCGCTCTCTGCTGCACCTTGCACACAGATAACA gaaTTACGATAATCAACAGCAACCTAAGGTTTTCCAGAAGTATTCAAGGGCTAATCAAAA GTCGGGATGTCAAGACTGGACTAGCAGTTGATCCTAGAACCAAAGCTTTGGTCCTGAATGGGGAGCCAGGCCACTTGCAGTTCTATTCCCTCCAGAGTGACCAGCAGTTGTTCAGT ctggaCATTGTGCAGCGCCAGTACATCCACCAGGCGGGTCTCAAGCAGTCAGACCTGGTGAAGGTGGCATTCAGTGCTCAGGGCACCTGGCTGGCCACAGTAGAGGAGAGTGAAGAAGTGACTGATCCCGAGTTACAGCTGAAACTGTGGTTCTACCATGAAGAAATGCAAAG CTTTCAGCTGAATACCAGAATAAACACACCCCATGACAACCACATCACAGACATGTGCTTTCGTGACATGGATGAACTGGGAGATGACTCTCTCATACTGGTAACAACTGGCAGAGACTGTGTGTTTAAAGTCTGGGTGATGGTAGAAGACACTGATCCAGAAG CACAGCAGAGTGTGAGCTGGAGCTGTGACTTTGTAGGCAGCTACCACAACTACCAAGCTAcaaactgctgcttctcagaAGATGGCTCTTTGCTTGCTGTTAGCTTTGAAGAAACTGTCACTGTATGGGATTCACTTACTTGGGATCTTAAGTGTACATTTTGCCATCCACCTGGAAATATAAG GAACATCTGCTTTGGGAGACTAACATGTTCCAAGTACCTTATTGGTGCCACTGATTATGGCTTTCTGTGTTGCTGGAACCTGCTCACTTGTGCAT TGGAGTGGAGTGCCCACCTCAACGTCGTGGTTCTGCAACCTGATCCCCTTTCTGAACATATTGCTGCAGTCTCATGGCTCTCCAAAGAGTCCAGCT TGTTTGTGTTTAAACCAAATGAGCCACGGCCAATCTACATCCAGAGAAACCTTTGTAAAGAAAAGATCCTGCTTGCTGCCTTCGTTCCAAGAGATGAACCTGAAATTATAAGCTCAGAAAAATACCTTTGGCTAAGAAAATCCCAgctattttttcttacagatacACAA GAGCTAATGACACTTAGCACAAAGTCTCTGGAAGAAAGGCTTACACCATCAAGCAAACAG CTGGCAGTAGAAGAAAGTCTTCCTGTGACCCCATTTAGTTTGCTCTTGGGAAAGCACAGACATCAGCAAGCACAAGAGGATATAGACCTTGGAAAACCAGTTGTTCATAATAAGCAGGAGCAAGCTTCACCTGCTGTTAAAGAG CTTTTGCACACTCCAGCACATGTTTTGCCATCTGCTTCCTTCCTCTGCACTATATTTATTAACTCATTGCTCATCTCCAAAGAGAACAAAAG TGCTGAAGAAGTTGCTGATGAAGTAGaaatggaaagtgaaaaagCAGAGGATGATTCAGATGAAGAAGATGCCACAGAAATGGAACAAGAAGATACAAGCCATATGGAATTATTAGGAGAGATGACATGTAAACTGTCTAAATCCCAGGAAAAAGAACTACGAAAAATAAGAAAAACGGACTACAGTTGGATATCAGCCTTCTAA
- the WDR75 gene encoding WD repeat-containing protein 75 isoform X2, which yields MGGHADLVTGIQLNPHNHMQLYSSSLDGTIKLWDFMDGILIKTFTVGSKLLALYTPASAEDSVFVVIPKKGERDTFQLVSVKLTKGAGQDLEAKELSVVLDGVGASMKHIAFGREGAYVASVKDVNLQVYFFKRKLLNRFSLSTMKTKGGDNHFSCVVCHPTEDCIATGHADGKIRLWRNFHHRKEYTYSTLHWHHDIVMDLAFSVEGTRLLSGGVESVLVQWHNESSCQKDFLPRLGSPIEYISMSSDGALCCTLHTDNRITIINSNLRFSRSIQGLIKSRDVKTGLAVDPRTKALVLNGEPGHLQFYSLQSDQQLFSLDIVQRQYIHQAGLKQSDLVKVAFSAQGTWLATVEESEEVTDPELQLKLWFYHEEMQSFQLNTRINTPHDNHITDMCFRDMDELGDDSLILVTTGRDCVFKVWVMVEDTDPEAQQSVSWSCDFVGSYHNYQATNCCFSEDGSLLAVSFEETVTVWDSLTWDLKCTFCHPPGNIRNICFGRLTCSKYLIGATDYGFLCCWNLLTCALEWSAHLNVVVLQPDPLSEHIAAVSWLSKESSLFVFKPNEPRPIYIQRNLCKEKILLAAFVPRDEPEIISSEKYLWLRKSQLFFLTDTQELMTLSTKSLEERLTPSSKQLAVEESLPVTPFSLLLGKHRHQQAQEDIDLGKPVVHNKQEQASPAVKELLHTPAHVLPSASFLCTIFINSLLISKENKSAEEVADEVEMESEKAEDDSDEEDATEMEQEDTSHMELLGEMTCKLSKSQEKELRKIRKTDYSWISAF from the exons ATGGGCGGCCACGCCGACCTGGTGACCGGCATCCAGCTCAACCCACACAACCACATGCAG ctctaTTCTTCCTCTCTCGATGGCACTATTAAGCTGTGGGACTTCATGGATGGGATTCTCATTAAA actttCACTGTAGGATCCAAACTTCTGGCACTGTACACACCTGCTAGTGCTGAGGACTCAGTGTTTGTTGTCATTCCAAAGAAGGGTGAACGAG atACATTCCAGCTGGTCTCAGTTAAGCTGACAAAAGGAGCAGGCCAAGATCTGGAAGCCAAGGAGCTGTCAGTGGTTCTGGATGGTGTGGGTGCATCAATGAAGCACATTGCATTTGGAAGAGAA GGTGCATATGTCGCATCAGTGAAGGATGTGAATCtccaagtttatttttttaaacgGAAACTGTTGAACAG GTTTTCTTTAAGTACAATGAAGACAAAAGGAGGAGACAATCACTTCAGTTGCGTCGTGTGCCATCCTACGGAGGATTGCATTGCAACTGGCCATGCTGATGGAAAGATTCGCCTCTG gaggaatttccaccaCAGGAAAGAGTACACATATTCCACACTGCACTGGCATCATGATATTGTCATGGATCTGGCTTTTTCTGTGGAGG GAACCAGGTTGCTGAGTGGTGGAGTGGAATCTGTTCTAGTCCAATGGCACAATGAATCTTCATGCCAGAAGGATTTCCTGCCTCGTTTGGGGTCTCCTATCGAGTACATTTCCATGTCCTCCGACGGCGCTCTCTGCTGCACCTTGCACACAGATAACA gaaTTACGATAATCAACAGCAACCTAAGGTTTTCCAGAAGTATTCAAGGGCTAATCAAAA GTCGGGATGTCAAGACTGGACTAGCAGTTGATCCTAGAACCAAAGCTTTGGTCCTGAATGGGGAGCCAGGCCACTTGCAGTTCTATTCCCTCCAGAGTGACCAGCAGTTGTTCAGT ctggaCATTGTGCAGCGCCAGTACATCCACCAGGCGGGTCTCAAGCAGTCAGACCTGGTGAAGGTGGCATTCAGTGCTCAGGGCACCTGGCTGGCCACAGTAGAGGAGAGTGAAGAAGTGACTGATCCCGAGTTACAGCTGAAACTGTGGTTCTACCATGAAGAAATGCAAAG CTTTCAGCTGAATACCAGAATAAACACACCCCATGACAACCACATCACAGACATGTGCTTTCGTGACATGGATGAACTGGGAGATGACTCTCTCATACTGGTAACAACTGGCAGAGACTGTGTGTTTAAAGTCTGGGTGATGGTAGAAGACACTGATCCAGAAG CACAGCAGAGTGTGAGCTGGAGCTGTGACTTTGTAGGCAGCTACCACAACTACCAAGCTAcaaactgctgcttctcagaAGATGGCTCTTTGCTTGCTGTTAGCTTTGAAGAAACTGTCACTGTATGGGATTCACTTACTTGGGATCTTAAGTGTACATTTTGCCATCCACCTGGAAATATAAG GAACATCTGCTTTGGGAGACTAACATGTTCCAAGTACCTTATTGGTGCCACTGATTATGGCTTTCTGTGTTGCTGGAACCTGCTCACTTGTGCAT TGGAGTGGAGTGCCCACCTCAACGTCGTGGTTCTGCAACCTGATCCCCTTTCTGAACATATTGCTGCAGTCTCATGGCTCTCCAAAGAGTCCAGCT TGTTTGTGTTTAAACCAAATGAGCCACGGCCAATCTACATCCAGAGAAACCTTTGTAAAGAAAAGATCCTGCTTGCTGCCTTCGTTCCAAGAGATGAACCTGAAATTATAAGCTCAGAAAAATACCTTTGGCTAAGAAAATCCCAgctattttttcttacagatacACAA GAGCTAATGACACTTAGCACAAAGTCTCTGGAAGAAAGGCTTACACCATCAAGCAAACAG CTGGCAGTAGAAGAAAGTCTTCCTGTGACCCCATTTAGTTTGCTCTTGGGAAAGCACAGACATCAGCAAGCACAAGAGGATATAGACCTTGGAAAACCAGTTGTTCATAATAAGCAGGAGCAAGCTTCACCTGCTGTTAAAGAG CTTTTGCACACTCCAGCACATGTTTTGCCATCTGCTTCCTTCCTCTGCACTATATTTATTAACTCATTGCTCATCTCCAAAGAGAACAAAAG TGCTGAAGAAGTTGCTGATGAAGTAGaaatggaaagtgaaaaagCAGAGGATGATTCAGATGAAGAAGATGCCACAGAAATGGAACAAGAAGATACAAGCCATATGGAATTATTAGGAGAGATGACATGTAAACTGTCTAAATCCCAGGAAAAAGAACTACGAAAAATAAGAAAAACGGACTACAGTTGGATATCAGCCTTCTAA